The following proteins are co-located in the Fluviicola sp. genome:
- a CDS encoding cold shock domain-containing protein, whose translation MNKGTVKFFNETKGFGFIKEEDSAKDHFVHVSGLVDEIREGDLVEFELEEGRRGVNAVNVRVIQ comes from the coding sequence ATGAACAAAGGAACAGTAAAGTTCTTCAATGAAACTAAAGGATTTGGTTTTATTAAGGAAGAAGACTCCGCAAAAGACCATTTCGTGCACGTTTCAGGATTGGTAGATGAGATTCGTGAAGGGGATTTAGTAGAATTTGAATTAGAAGAAGGTAGAAGAGGAGTGAACGCCGTAAACGTTCGCGTAATCCAATAA